A region of Chitinophaga horti DNA encodes the following proteins:
- the rsmI gene encoding 16S rRNA (cytidine(1402)-2'-O)-methyltransferase — MSKLFIVPSPIGNLADMTYRAVKVLEEAHLVLAEDTRTSAVLLRHYGIDKPITPYHQHNEHKVLQHLVSQLQSGKTMALLTDAGTPGVSDPGFLLVRECIRGNVPVECLPGATAFVPALVNSGIPMNRFTFEGFPPLKKGRHTLFTQLATDDRTMVFYESPMRLVKTLADFIQYFGADRQCCVSRELTKMFEENKHGSLQEVHDYYKEKGVKGEIVIIVAGVQ; from the coding sequence ATGTCAAAGCTCTTCATCGTTCCTTCGCCCATCGGCAATCTCGCGGATATGACTTACCGCGCCGTAAAGGTGTTGGAAGAAGCGCATCTTGTGCTGGCAGAGGATACCCGCACCTCGGCCGTGTTGTTGCGCCACTATGGCATCGATAAGCCCATTACGCCGTATCACCAGCACAACGAACACAAAGTGCTGCAGCACCTCGTTTCGCAGCTGCAAAGCGGTAAAACAATGGCCCTGCTCACCGATGCCGGTACGCCCGGTGTATCCGACCCCGGTTTTTTACTGGTACGCGAATGCATCCGCGGCAATGTGCCCGTCGAGTGCCTGCCCGGTGCCACCGCTTTTGTTCCCGCGCTGGTGAATAGCGGCATCCCCATGAACCGCTTTACGTTCGAAGGCTTTCCTCCCCTCAAAAAGGGCCGCCACACCCTGTTTACGCAACTCGCTACCGACGATCGCACGATGGTGTTCTATGAATCGCCCATGCGCCTGGTTAAAACCCTGGCCGACTTCATACAGTATTTCGGTGCAGACCGGCAATGCTGCGTAAGCCGCGAACTCACCAAGATGTTCGAAGAAAACAAACACGGCTCCCTGCAGGAGGTACACGACTACTACAAAGAGAAGGGTGTTAAAGGCGAAATCGTTATCATCGTAGCCGGTGTTCAGTAA
- a CDS encoding DUF4255 domain-containing protein encodes MINEALKFISDEVNKYLSVKLGPLTDPRLVLGNVARLQDGDQGGNANPLANKAILTLVNIEEDRVSKSPDNFRRNLETNAMMYKNPRVHLNLYCLFSINRSNYDDALKWLSLIVQFFQYRNVFDKITTPGMEEKLERLVMDLCSMNFEQVNHLWATLGGKYYPSALYKMRLVVIDDDTVDATGELIREININGNQNI; translated from the coding sequence ATGATAAATGAGGCGCTGAAGTTTATTTCTGATGAAGTAAACAAGTACTTATCTGTCAAACTGGGCCCCCTTACGGACCCCCGGCTGGTATTAGGTAATGTCGCACGATTGCAGGATGGCGACCAGGGCGGCAATGCTAATCCGCTGGCGAATAAGGCGATCCTCACACTGGTTAACATCGAAGAAGACCGTGTGTCAAAATCGCCGGATAATTTCAGGCGCAATCTTGAAACCAATGCGATGATGTATAAAAATCCACGGGTACATCTCAATCTTTATTGTCTTTTCTCCATTAACCGCAGCAACTACGACGATGCCTTAAAATGGCTGTCACTCATCGTACAGTTTTTTCAATACCGTAACGTGTTCGATAAAATCACTACACCCGGTATGGAAGAAAAACTGGAACGCCTGGTGATGGACCTTTGCAGCATGAACTTCGAACAGGTAAATCATCTTTGGGCCACACTGGGCGGCAAGTACTATCCCAGTGCATTGTACAAAATGCGCCTCGTGGTCATCGATGACGATACGGTAGATGCCACCGGTGAGCTTATCCGCGAAATCAACATTAACGGGAATCAAAACATCTGA
- a CDS encoding phage tail sheath family protein, translating into MPSTFKTPGVYVIEEPKFPPSVAQVETAIPAFIGYTEKADKRVPNDLNMTPTRITSLLDYETYFGGPQAEDNIVVTLREEQDTNGNVLSMNATAAFSASPRSKHNMYYALQLYFGNGGGPCYIISVATYLTLGTAPDATALTNGLRKLATVDEPTLIIFPEGPNMSTPALYYTLQQAALDQCNLLQDRFSIIDLYQNSDTNTNNIDVFRDATLANNLKYGAAYYPNLVTTLTYKINLAAIVVNRSVIVEGANTDSVFDLDEPANKSTAQYTASIEAINKLNVELPPSSAVAGVYATTDANRGVWKAPANVGLNYVVKLASPITDEENGYMNIDPTAGKSVNAIRTFTGKGTLVWGARTLAGNDNEWRYVSVRRFFNMVEESCKKASGQFVFEPNDANTWTKVRAMISNFLTNLWRQGALAGAKPEHAFYVACGIGTTMTAQDILEGRMNVEIGMAAVRPAEFIILKFSHKMQES; encoded by the coding sequence ATGCCTTCTACATTTAAGACTCCCGGCGTTTACGTCATCGAAGAACCTAAATTTCCGCCTTCGGTAGCGCAGGTAGAAACGGCGATCCCCGCGTTTATCGGTTACACCGAAAAGGCGGATAAACGGGTGCCCAACGATCTGAACATGACGCCTACCCGCATCACTTCCCTGCTTGACTATGAAACCTATTTTGGTGGTCCGCAGGCAGAGGATAATATTGTGGTAACGCTGAGGGAAGAGCAGGATACGAATGGCAATGTGCTGTCGATGAATGCAACGGCGGCCTTCTCAGCCTCGCCGCGTTCGAAGCATAATATGTATTATGCCTTGCAGCTGTACTTCGGCAATGGCGGCGGCCCGTGTTACATCATTTCGGTGGCTACTTACCTTACGCTGGGTACTGCACCCGATGCTACTGCACTCACGAACGGTTTGCGCAAGCTGGCTACCGTCGACGAACCTACGCTGATCATCTTTCCTGAAGGGCCGAATATGAGTACGCCGGCGTTATACTACACCTTGCAACAGGCCGCGCTCGACCAATGTAACCTGCTGCAGGACCGCTTCTCGATAATCGACCTGTATCAGAACAGCGATACAAATACCAATAACATCGACGTGTTCCGCGATGCGACGTTAGCCAATAACCTCAAGTACGGCGCGGCTTATTACCCGAACCTGGTTACCACGCTTACTTATAAGATCAACCTCGCTGCCATCGTCGTGAACCGCAGTGTGATCGTCGAAGGGGCTAATACCGATTCTGTATTCGATCTGGATGAACCGGCCAATAAAAGTACGGCGCAATATACGGCATCCATAGAGGCCATCAATAAACTGAATGTTGAACTGCCTCCAAGTTCCGCAGTGGCTGGCGTATATGCCACCACCGACGCTAACCGGGGTGTATGGAAAGCGCCTGCGAACGTGGGATTGAACTATGTAGTGAAGCTCGCATCTCCCATCACCGATGAGGAAAATGGATATATGAACATCGATCCTACTGCCGGTAAATCCGTAAATGCCATCCGCACTTTCACGGGTAAAGGTACGCTCGTTTGGGGCGCGCGTACACTGGCCGGGAACGATAATGAATGGCGTTACGTATCCGTAAGAAGGTTCTTCAACATGGTTGAGGAGTCCTGTAAAAAGGCCAGCGGCCAGTTTGTGTTTGAACCGAACGACGCCAACACCTGGACGAAAGTACGGGCCATGATCTCCAACTTCCTGACGAACCTGTGGAGACAGGGGGCGCTGGCGGGTGCTAAGCCGGAACATGCATTTTACGTAGCCTGCGGCATCGGTACCACCATGACCGCCCAGGACATTCTCGAAGGACGAATGAACGTAGAAATTGGCATGGCGGCCGTTCGCCCGGCAGAGTTCATTATCCTGAAATTCTCTCACAAAATGCAGGAATCTTAA
- a CDS encoding phage tail protein, with translation MASNYPLPKFHFRVEWGGSNIGFTEVSGLDKSIEVIEYRHGASPEYHKVKMPGMQKFSNITLKRGTFAGDNEFFNWLKTVQLNTIERRDLIISLLNENHEPVVNWKVKNAWPVKVQSTDLKADGNEVAVETLELAHEGLEIETT, from the coding sequence ATGGCATCCAATTATCCATTACCGAAGTTCCACTTCCGCGTGGAATGGGGCGGTTCTAACATAGGTTTTACAGAAGTATCCGGTCTTGATAAAAGCATCGAGGTGATCGAGTATCGCCATGGTGCCAGCCCGGAGTACCATAAGGTGAAAATGCCCGGTATGCAGAAGTTCTCGAACATCACGCTGAAGCGTGGAACATTTGCAGGCGACAACGAGTTCTTTAACTGGTTGAAGACGGTGCAGCTCAACACCATCGAACGCCGCGACCTGATCATTTCGCTGCTGAACGAAAACCATGAGCCGGTAGTGAACTGGAAAGTGAAAAATGCCTGGCCGGTAAAAGTGCAAAGCACCGACCTCAAAGCCGATGGCAACGAAGTGGCGGTAGAAACGCTGGAGCTGGCGCACGAAGGGCTCGAAATAGAAACGACCTAG
- a CDS encoding phage tail protein — MLNFEYPLTGFHFLVVFEIFPQTPVDVCFQEVTGLSVTMNTESIKEGGENRFEHKLPTRAVYTDIVLKRGLFNTALLTEWCRQAIENYDFKPTNVLISLQDQNHVPVFGWYVMNAIPVKWEVTGLHAEKGQVAIESLTLSYNYFKIISPVSLAAGLTGGLSASVSVGI, encoded by the coding sequence ATGCTGAATTTTGAATATCCCCTTACAGGATTCCACTTCCTGGTCGTGTTCGAAATATTTCCGCAAACCCCCGTAGATGTATGCTTTCAGGAGGTGACGGGTTTGTCGGTTACGATGAACACCGAAAGCATTAAGGAAGGTGGAGAAAACCGGTTCGAACACAAGTTGCCGACCCGCGCAGTGTATACGGACATTGTGCTGAAACGTGGTTTGTTCAACACCGCCCTGCTCACCGAATGGTGCCGGCAGGCGATTGAGAACTACGACTTTAAGCCGACGAATGTACTCATCTCCCTGCAGGACCAGAATCATGTGCCGGTATTTGGCTGGTACGTGATGAATGCGATCCCTGTAAAATGGGAGGTGACCGGGCTGCACGCAGAAAAGGGGCAGGTCGCGATCGAATCGCTGACGCTCAGCTACAATTATTTTAAGATTATTTCCCCGGTATCACTGGCGGCAGGACTGACAGGAGGCCTGTCTGCCAGTGTATCGGTGGGAATTTAA
- a CDS encoding DUF5908 family protein — protein MPVIIQEIQITAEVGPGSSNTSLPAPAAGPTASAIDREAIIAACVEEVVRIMREKQER, from the coding sequence ATGCCGGTTATTATACAGGAGATACAAATTACGGCCGAAGTGGGGCCTGGTAGCAGCAATACGTCTCTACCAGCACCCGCTGCGGGACCAACAGCCAGTGCCATCGACCGCGAGGCGATCATTGCGGCCTGTGTGGAAGAAGTAGTGCGTATCATGCGCGAAAAGCAGGAACGGTAA
- a CDS encoding CIS tube protein: MFDEGTLEKMKIIPCSDANYTEAPGMEPYLVQINPESYSLSQQIRFNEAQAQGNSAAQLQFSSSSPQELEFDFIFDGTGVISQGNALLKIASIFGAGEKLSVPEELTKFKAVVLTYVGDIHEPRYVKLVWGTLLFKCRLTNLRVTYKLFKPDGTPLRASAKCTFRESIEPVEREAIESNSSPDLTHMRVVKEGDTLPLMTYRIYGDSKYYLEVARVNKLVNFRKLTAGQKIYFPPIQK; this comes from the coding sequence ATGTTCGACGAGGGTACACTGGAGAAGATGAAAATCATTCCCTGTTCTGATGCCAACTATACGGAGGCGCCGGGCATGGAGCCTTACCTGGTGCAGATCAACCCCGAATCGTATTCGCTCAGCCAGCAGATACGGTTCAATGAAGCACAGGCACAAGGCAACAGCGCCGCGCAGTTGCAATTCAGCAGCAGCAGCCCGCAAGAGCTGGAGTTCGACTTCATTTTCGATGGCACAGGGGTGATCAGTCAGGGTAACGCGCTGCTGAAGATTGCCAGCATTTTCGGTGCCGGCGAGAAGTTGAGCGTGCCGGAGGAGCTGACGAAGTTTAAAGCCGTGGTGCTGACTTACGTAGGTGATATTCACGAGCCTCGTTACGTGAAACTCGTGTGGGGAACGTTGTTGTTCAAATGCAGGCTTACAAACCTGCGTGTTACTTATAAACTGTTTAAGCCGGACGGTACGCCGCTGCGGGCTTCCGCGAAATGTACCTTCCGGGAAAGTATAGAGCCGGTGGAGCGTGAAGCGATCGAAAGTAATAGTTCTCCCGACCTCACGCATATGCGCGTGGTAAAAGAAGGCGACACGTTGCCGCTGATGACCTATCGCATTTACGGGGATAGTAAGTACTACCTGGAAGTAGCGCGGGTAAACAAGCTCGTGAACTTCCGCAAACTTACGGCCGGACAAAAAATCTATTTTCCACCTATTCAAAAATAA
- the vgrG gene encoding type VI secretion system tip protein VgrG, which yields MSLSRTIPVNGLASRVSFAVSVDGTEVPHTVNLMHITVYREANRIARATLFIMDGNAAAADFPVSNGDTFLPGKEITVQLGYNNANEKVFIGVIVKHSIKVRTSGSPLLCIECMDKLAKLSISKKNKYFADMKDSEVIEEMVNNAGLISDVEATDVKHKELVQYYATDWDFIMTRAEANGKLCFTDDGVLVIKRPDLSQEPAFDLLFGSTILELDAEIDARHQVMSVTTSSWDPASQSLITAAAEEPGFPEQGNINSEDLAAVFQADPYALQHGGALPESELQAWADAQLMKFRLSKIRGRVRFQGFAGIMPGQVVNLGGIGERFNGKVYVSGVRHEVKNGAWHTDVQFGLSPDWFAERHAVTQPAASALLPGVQGLHIGVVTDLEDPDGAFRVKVKLPEIAVQEEGTWARIASFYAGNERSSFFRPEIGDEVIVGFLHNDPNHPVVLGAVHSAANASPEAHSNDNYIKRIVTASNLELIFNDDKRSVTVQTPAGKVITVDEDAGMIKLEDEYGNKVTMEQSAVKLEAVANLELKAGAELKIAAPNVSVKADAACELNGSASMKVASSGTCVVQGALVQIN from the coding sequence TTGAGTCTTAGCAGAACCATTCCCGTTAATGGACTCGCCTCCCGTGTATCGTTCGCCGTTAGTGTTGACGGTACGGAAGTGCCGCATACGGTGAACCTTATGCATATTACCGTGTACCGCGAAGCGAACCGTATCGCCCGGGCCACGCTGTTCATTATGGATGGCAATGCAGCTGCAGCCGACTTCCCGGTAAGCAACGGAGATACCTTTTTGCCCGGTAAAGAAATTACCGTACAACTGGGTTATAACAATGCCAACGAGAAAGTATTTATCGGCGTCATTGTGAAGCACAGCATCAAAGTGCGCACATCCGGTTCGCCCTTATTATGCATCGAGTGTATGGATAAACTGGCGAAGCTAAGCATCAGCAAAAAGAACAAATACTTCGCTGATATGAAAGACAGCGAAGTGATAGAAGAGATGGTGAATAACGCCGGCCTCATCTCCGATGTGGAAGCCACCGACGTAAAGCACAAAGAACTCGTACAATACTATGCTACCGACTGGGATTTCATTATGACGAGAGCGGAGGCAAACGGGAAACTTTGCTTCACGGACGACGGTGTGCTGGTGATTAAACGTCCCGACCTGTCGCAGGAGCCAGCGTTCGACCTGTTGTTTGGCTCTACCATCCTGGAGCTGGATGCAGAGATAGACGCCCGTCACCAGGTGATGTCCGTAACCACCAGCAGCTGGGACCCTGCGTCGCAATCCCTGATCACGGCGGCTGCGGAAGAACCGGGATTTCCGGAACAGGGCAATATTAACAGTGAGGACCTGGCAGCAGTATTCCAGGCAGATCCTTACGCGCTGCAACATGGGGGCGCGTTACCGGAAAGCGAATTACAGGCCTGGGCAGATGCGCAGCTGATGAAGTTTCGCCTGTCGAAGATCCGCGGGCGCGTAAGGTTCCAGGGATTTGCAGGTATTATGCCGGGACAGGTGGTGAACCTGGGCGGTATCGGAGAACGCTTCAATGGCAAAGTATATGTAAGCGGCGTGCGTCACGAAGTGAAAAATGGAGCCTGGCATACGGACGTTCAGTTTGGCTTGTCGCCGGATTGGTTCGCGGAAAGACATGCGGTTACACAACCTGCTGCCAGCGCATTATTGCCAGGAGTACAGGGGTTGCATATCGGCGTGGTGACCGACCTGGAAGATCCGGACGGCGCTTTCCGGGTGAAAGTGAAATTGCCCGAGATCGCCGTGCAGGAAGAAGGTACCTGGGCGAGGATCGCATCCTTTTATGCGGGTAATGAACGAAGCTCCTTTTTTCGTCCCGAGATAGGGGATGAGGTGATCGTGGGATTCCTGCATAATGATCCTAACCACCCGGTGGTATTAGGGGCGGTGCACAGTGCGGCTAACGCGTCGCCAGAGGCACATAGCAATGACAATTACATAAAGAGGATCGTGACGGCCAGCAACCTGGAACTGATCTTCAATGATGATAAAAGATCGGTGACCGTGCAAACGCCTGCCGGGAAAGTGATTACAGTGGACGAAGATGCGGGCATGATAAAGCTGGAAGATGAATACGGCAACAAAGTGACCATGGAGCAGTCGGCCGTGAAGCTGGAAGCCGTCGCTAACCTGGAACTGAAGGCCGGGGCAGAACTGAAGATTGCGGCACCGAACGTTTCGGTAAAAGCGGATGCGGCCTGCGAACTTAATGGCAGCGCATCCATGAAAGTGGCCAGCAGCGGCACCTGTGTGGTCCAGGGTGCGTTGGTGCAGATCAACTAA
- a CDS encoding PAAR domain-containing protein: MSKPAARVADMHVCPMVTGTVPHVGGPVLPPGCPTVLIGGMPAARVGDMAVCTGPPDSIVMGSATVMIGGMPAARMGDSTAHGGSIVIGCFTVLIGG, from the coding sequence ATGTCAAAACCAGCAGCCAGAGTAGCAGATATGCACGTTTGTCCGATGGTGACAGGCACCGTACCGCATGTCGGCGGCCCGGTATTGCCCCCGGGATGTCCGACGGTGTTGATCGGCGGGATGCCTGCTGCCAGGGTGGGAGACATGGCTGTATGCACCGGTCCGCCCGATTCGATCGTGATGGGATCGGCTACAGTGATGATCGGCGGAATGCCGGCTGCGCGGATGGGAGATAGTACGGCGCACGGCGGCTCGATTGTGATAGGATGCTTTACGGTCTTGATCGGCGGGTAA
- a CDS encoding GPW/gp25 family protein gives MADQPFLGRGWSFPPVFSKSARQVAMLEGEEDIHSSLDILLSTTLGERVMQPRYGCDMKDLLFESVNTSLKALMADRVKTALLFFEPRIETEKIDILTDNSLEGLIQVQIVYRVRSTNSRMNYVFPFYRNEGTEIPSSQRMAAGGPSSF, from the coding sequence ATGGCAGATCAACCTTTCTTAGGAAGAGGCTGGAGTTTTCCGCCGGTGTTTTCGAAAAGCGCCAGGCAGGTAGCAATGCTGGAAGGCGAAGAAGACATTCATAGCAGCCTGGATATATTACTGTCTACCACTTTGGGCGAGCGTGTGATGCAGCCGCGTTATGGCTGCGATATGAAAGACCTGCTGTTTGAATCGGTCAACACATCGCTGAAAGCCCTCATGGCCGACCGCGTAAAAACGGCGCTCCTGTTTTTTGAACCGCGTATCGAAACGGAAAAGATCGACATCCTGACTGATAATTCGCTCGAAGGACTCATACAGGTACAGATTGTATACCGCGTGCGCAGTACGAATAGCCGCATGAACTATGTGTTCCCTTTTTATCGTAACGAAGGCACCGAAATTCCCAGCAGTCAGCGCATGGCTGCAGGCGGTCCATCATCCTTTTAA
- a CDS encoding contractile injection system tape measure protein encodes MTSDKQTHIIRNMHLRLKLPAVDKAFRLQQQLKACLDSEWMDALSRTLDQYAGAAEYLHVPRLEIDLAQLPEEDIEKHFRKAALEAVEKALVELLQQQAMQNAAPATPAASAVLARVSLEQQDMDGWFYFLEKGTLPWWMVADQKTDQRWIGAIRAKPALFRERWKQAWRHNEINVVRWVEQSSPALRQVMLELLCDTVLYEQFRLLLTTIEQWLPRLPLAKVRYTSWHCFFDFIDSEALSRQSLRQTVIGRFTTRWATYCGQPLTAQQVDILLGQGAPSPAIESKATSWQKATAATPSQQAKPAMTTLPEEGLAINNAGLVLLHPFLVHLFRKLEWLTEKDHQLREDAVDRAVHLLAFLASGETQLPEYEMVLCKILCGVAPERAIVREVTLTEEEKQQAETLLQAVLEHWTPLNNTSIAALRETFLQRPGLLFNKDGEWVIQVEQRTVDVLLNRLPWGVSIIRLPWVPQLFRVNWAL; translated from the coding sequence ATGACTAGTGACAAGCAAACACATATTATCCGGAATATGCACCTCCGCCTGAAACTGCCGGCGGTGGACAAGGCCTTTCGCCTGCAACAGCAGCTGAAAGCCTGCCTGGATAGTGAATGGATGGACGCTTTAAGTCGAACCCTTGATCAATACGCAGGTGCGGCCGAGTACCTGCACGTGCCGCGATTGGAAATTGACCTCGCGCAGCTGCCTGAAGAAGACATAGAGAAGCACTTCCGGAAGGCTGCATTGGAGGCCGTAGAAAAGGCCCTGGTGGAACTGCTGCAACAGCAGGCGATGCAAAACGCCGCTCCGGCCACACCTGCAGCATCGGCTGTGCTGGCGCGGGTGTCGCTGGAACAACAGGATATGGACGGCTGGTTTTACTTTCTGGAAAAGGGCACATTGCCTTGGTGGATGGTGGCCGATCAAAAAACTGATCAACGCTGGATCGGGGCGATACGGGCAAAGCCGGCATTGTTTCGCGAACGTTGGAAGCAAGCCTGGCGGCATAACGAAATAAACGTGGTGCGCTGGGTGGAGCAAAGTTCGCCGGCCTTACGGCAGGTGATGCTGGAGCTGTTGTGCGATACCGTCCTGTACGAGCAATTCCGGTTGTTGCTGACAACGATCGAACAATGGTTACCGCGCCTGCCGCTGGCGAAGGTGCGATACACCAGCTGGCACTGTTTCTTCGACTTCATTGATAGTGAGGCGCTAAGTCGGCAGTCATTACGACAAACCGTAATAGGACGATTTACAACGCGATGGGCCACTTATTGCGGCCAGCCGCTGACAGCACAGCAAGTGGATATACTGCTGGGTCAGGGTGCGCCATCCCCGGCTATAGAAAGCAAAGCAACGTCGTGGCAAAAGGCAACAGCAGCAACGCCGTCGCAACAGGCAAAACCGGCAATGACGACGCTACCTGAAGAAGGCCTCGCGATCAATAACGCGGGGTTAGTATTGTTACATCCTTTCCTGGTACACCTGTTCCGCAAGCTGGAATGGTTAACCGAAAAGGACCATCAATTAAGAGAAGATGCGGTGGACCGCGCGGTACACCTGCTGGCTTTCCTGGCCAGTGGAGAAACTCAACTGCCCGAGTATGAGATGGTGTTGTGTAAGATATTATGCGGCGTGGCCCCGGAACGGGCCATCGTAAGAGAAGTAACGTTAACCGAGGAGGAAAAACAACAGGCGGAAACGCTGTTGCAAGCTGTACTGGAACACTGGACTCCGCTGAATAATACGAGCATCGCCGCACTTCGCGAAACGTTCCTGCAACGGCCAGGACTATTATTTAACAAGGATGGAGAGTGGGTTATACAAGTGGAACAACGTACGGTGGATGTTTTGTTGAATCGTTTGCCCTGGGGCGTATCCATTATCCGGTTGCCCTGGGTGCCGCAGTTGTTCCGTGTGAATTGGGCGCTTTAA
- a CDS encoding chitosanase has product MISPEIKKKIIRIVNVFETGTPEGRYEQVTILPDGRNGSRQITYGRSQTTEQGNLRNLVERYVQLQGTYADEFRAFLPKIGVTPLVDNKAFKDLLRNSAKEDPLMRQAQDETFEVLYYQPAHHFFESERFTLPLSMLVIYDSYIHSGSIPPFLRSRYPERTPLRGGDEKAWIRAYTKTRQHWLATHKRRVLHPTVYRTECFLNEMDKDNWGLEKTVLAHGVKVE; this is encoded by the coding sequence ATGATTAGTCCCGAGATCAAAAAGAAAATCATCCGTATTGTAAATGTTTTCGAAACCGGTACCCCCGAAGGCCGGTACGAACAGGTCACTATTTTACCCGACGGCCGCAATGGCAGTCGCCAGATTACCTATGGTCGCAGCCAGACGACGGAGCAGGGGAACCTACGCAACCTGGTGGAAAGATATGTGCAATTACAAGGCACTTATGCCGACGAGTTTAGGGCGTTTCTGCCGAAGATTGGTGTGACTCCGCTGGTGGATAACAAGGCTTTCAAGGACCTGCTCCGCAACAGTGCCAAAGAAGATCCGCTGATGCGGCAGGCGCAGGACGAAACGTTTGAAGTGCTGTACTACCAGCCTGCACACCACTTCTTCGAATCGGAGCGCTTCACGCTGCCATTGAGTATGCTGGTGATTTACGATAGTTATATTCATTCGGGCAGCATTCCGCCTTTCCTGCGCAGCCGTTATCCCGAGCGTACGCCGTTACGTGGCGGCGATGAAAAGGCCTGGATACGCGCTTATACGAAAACACGGCAACACTGGCTGGCTACGCATAAACGCAGGGTGCTCCATCCCACTGTGTACCGCACCGAATGTTTTCTGAACGAGATGGATAAGGATAACTGGGGATTGGAGAAAACGGTACTTGCACATGGGGTGAAGGTGGAATAG